A genomic segment from Castor canadensis chromosome 1, mCasCan1.hap1v2, whole genome shotgun sequence encodes:
- the LOC109676609 gene encoding olfactory receptor 10AG1-like, translated as MEFTGQNPPQRNHTTLVEFILLGFSDVPNLQRFLFGVFLVIYIIILVGNSLIIIITKVDPSFQIHMYFFLGNFSFLEVCYVSVTVPRLLQDLCRQDRNISFLACATQMYFFLVLGATECFILTAMACDRYVAICNPLLYPLIVNSSLCTQLAAGCWTSGVPVHIGFTYFIFSLPFCGSNQLNHFFCDIPAVLTLACGDTFMIEMLIYVIALLVVTIPFLMILGSYVKIVLTVLKLPSATGRAKSFSTCSSHLMVVAIFFGSGIITYVRPKSSHSAKTDKLLSLFYTIVTPMFNPLIYCLRNKDVMVALKRFLLKWIAL; from the coding sequence ATGGAATTTACAGGACAAAATCCTCCACAGAGGAATCACACGACCCTGGTGGAATTCATTTTACTTGGCTTTTCTGATGTTCCTAATTTGCAAAGATTTCTTTTTGGGGTGTTTTTGGTAATCTACATAATTATTCTGGTAGGAAATAGCCTCATTATCATAATAACCAAGGTTGATCCTTCATTCCAGATACACATGTACTTTTTCCTTggaaacttttcttttctggaagtATGTTATGTGTCAGTCACTGTTCCCAGATTATTACAAGATCTCTGTAGACAAGatagaaatatttcctttctgGCCTGTGCTActcaaatgtatttctttttggttttgggagCCACCGAGTGTTTCATTCTGACTGCAATGGCGTGTGACAGGTACGTTGCCATTTGCAACCCATTACTCTATCCTCTCATCGTGAACAGTAGTCTATGTACTCAACTGGCAGCTGGCTGTTGGACAAGTGGAGTTCCTGTGCACATAGGGTTCACTTATTTCATCTTCTCTCTACCTTTCTGTGGATCTAACCAGTTGAACCACTTTTTCTGTGACATACCTGCAGTCCTCACACTAGCCTGTGGGGACACTTTTATGATTGAGATGTTAATTTATGTGATTGCTCTTCTAGTTGTCACTATCCCTTTTTTGATGATACTTGGATCTTATGTGAAAATAGTCTTAACTGTTTTGAAACTTCCATCTGCAACTGGGCGAGCCAAGTCCTTCTCCACCTGTTCTTCCCACCTCATGGTTGTGGCTATATTCTTTGGATCTGGCATCATTACTTATGTGAGACCAAAGTCCAGTCATTCAGCAAAAACAGATAAAttactttctctcttttataCCATTGTAACTCCAATGTTTAATCCCCTGATATATTGTTTGAGAAACAAAGATGTTATGGTGGCATTGAAAAGATTTCTTCTGAAATGGATTGCATTATGA